Below is a window of Bacteroidota bacterium DNA.
TGAAGGCAAACTTTCATATCCTACCATCGTTTATTACAACAACGATTTCAAATTTAAGCTGCTGGCGCCGGGTTATATGAGCTCGCAGGAGATTGAGCCATTTCTGGTTTACACTGTTGAATACGTTTTCAACAGCCTGGGTGCGCAGGATTTTGCTGTTTGCTACAAACGTGCCTATCATCCTGACTCAACTTTTGCCGATACCGCCACTATGAAGTGGAATTCACTTTCAAAGGCCATGGAATTGAATAAAGTAAAGCCTAAAAAATTACTGATTTTTACGGGTGCCGGATTTTGCAACAGCGGAAAAGTCATGCTGGGCAGCACTTTCAGACAAAAACAAATTGTGAATTACGTGACCAGGAATTTTTATCCTGTATATTTTGACGCGCTTTCTACCGATACGATTCATTTTGCAGGACAAACCTTCACGGGTGCCGGTAATGGCGCCGTTCATCAGTTTGCAAACTATATTTCCGGCGGAAAGCTGTTTTTGCCAACCATTTCTTTTCTGGATTCTGATTATAAACTCATCACCAATGTTCCTCAGTTTATGGTGGCAG
It encodes the following:
- a CDS encoding DUF255 domain-containing protein, encoding MTHTRKLLFALILMAFCIPARAQNEEPKELIKWLTFDKAQELNKTQPRPFFIDCYTDWCGWCKYMTKTTFSNPDIASYINNYYYPVRFNAEGFDTITFMGEKYFNKSTQARSTHDLALKMLEGKLSYPTIVYYNNDFKFKLLAPGYMSSQEIEPFLVYTVEYVFNSLGAQDFAVCYKRAYHPDSTFADTATMKWNSLSKAMELNKVKPKKLLIFTGAGFCNSGKVMLGSTFRQKQIVNYVTRNFYPVYFDALSTDTIHFAGQTFTGAGNGAVHQFANYISGGKLFLPTISFLDSDYKLITNVPQFMVAEALEPVLHFIFDDSYKTVKFEDYSKNFKSEFRKQ